In the Methanofastidiosum sp. genome, TATAATCATTGCATCCCCGAATATGGAAGTATTTAAACTTCACAACAAACTCACAGAAAAAAAACTTGGAAGAGCACCAGTCCTTGAAAATGGGAAGCTAATAGGATTCATATCAAAAACAGATATACTCAAATTCTCCGAAATACTTATGCTAAAGAGGATTTAAATGAAGGAATTTCTGAAAGTAGGCGATACTAACTACATAATTCTTGGTACTGCGCATGTCTATGAGAAGAGTGTTATTGAAGTCCGGGAAGCAATAAGAGAAGAAAAACCAGATATAGTTGCTCTTGAGCTTGATCCTGCAAGGCTCGATGCGCTCTTGCATAATGATGATAGAAAGCCAACGCTTCGTGAGATGAAAGATTTTGGCTTCAGAAATGCACTTTTGTTACTGTTTATGTCCTATCTTCAGAAGAAGATATCAAGCGATACGGGGATTATGGCCGGAAGGGAAATGATTGAGGCCGCTGTAGAAGCTAGGTCTTTAGGTATACCTGTGGCATTAATCGATAGGGATCTTAGGATAACTATACAGAAGCTCTTAGAAAAAGTTGGATTCAAAGAAAAGGTCATGATTTTAAAAGATGCAATTTTACCTGACAAAGAGTACTCAATTGATTATGTTTATGAAAATCCTGTAGAGTTGATTCATGAAATAAAAGAAAGGTATCCCTTCATATATGAGGTGCTTGTGGACGAGCGTGACAGATTCATGGCAGAAAACTTAAAAAGAATACAGAAGGAAAAGGTTTTAGCTATCGTGGGAGCAGGGCATGTTTCCGGGATAAAGAGATATTTAGGTGAAACAGATGTATAATTTTACTAAAAAAGAAGTTATTGAGCTTGTAGTTGCATGGGCGGCATTGTCCCTTGCATTTGGATTTGCATTCAACGGTGGTGCATTTGCATTAAGCAGTGTCACAAAAATGATATCTTTTATCTCAACCCTTCCAAAATATTTTGTGATAGTGGGTGCTGCTTTTTTGCTTCATGAGCTTTCTCATAAATTTACTGCAATTAGATATGGATACCCTGCCCAGTTTCATCTTTGGCAGATGGGGCTTTTGCTTGCGTTAGGGATGTCCTTTGCTCTTGGAATAGTGTTTGCGGCACCCGGCGCAGTTTACATATATGGATTGACAGATGAGAAGAAAGACGCAAAGATATCTCTTTCTGGACCTTTAGCAAATATGATAGTCGCAGTTTCTACTCTTGCTCTTTTTAGATTTACATTTATCCCTCTATTGGCACAAATTGCATATGTCAGTGCTTTTATTGGTGTGTTCAATCTTTTGCCATTTGGGCCTCTTGATGGAACAAAGATATTCCGTCATGAGAAAATGTGGTGGATTGGACTTATGGCAATTGGAGTTATTATAATCATGACTATATAGGAACTCGTGATGGGAGTTTTCCTCCCCACACAATATCAAAATAATTTTTCGGGTCTGTATCGCCTTCAGTACTGATTAATAGAATTTCTGAATCCTTCCCAATTTCTAGAGCTTTTTTGATATGCATTAAGACACCAAGGCCAATTGCACCACTTTCCCCAGACACTATTTTTCTGTCGCCTTTCAACGGATTTCCTAATGCCCTCATTGATAATGCAGATAGCTCATCCTTACACGAAACAAAGACATCAGAATAGTCAAGGTGAATGCCCCATGCTATTGGATTTGGGACGCCACATGACAATCCCGCCATTATAGTTGAAAGATCTCCTTTTGCCCTGTGAGGCTTTCCATCATTTATCTGAATCGATTCATAAAAACAAGCCGCATTATCAGGTTCAACAATTATCGAGACTGGCCTTTTTTTACCATAGATTGAATTAAAATAACCGACTCCCGAAGCAGAAAAAGAGCCAACACCTGCTTGGAGAATTATATGAGTTGGCATATCGCTACCGTTCTCCTTTATCTCCTCCATAGCTTCATCAAATAGAACAGTATAGCCCTGCATGATCCATCTTGGCATGTCTTGATAGCCTTCCCATGCAGTATCGGATATTACCTGCCAGCCTTCTTTCTCACCGTCTCTTGCCATCTTTTCCACAGCATCGTCATAGTTCCCCTCTATTACAACAGCTTTAGCTCCAGTCTTTCTTATAGCTTCAACTCTCTGAGGAGCTGTACCTTTTGGTAAATAAATAACGGCCTTCTGCCTAAGCTTCATGGAAGCCCATGCGACACCAAGCCCATGATTTCCGTCAGTTGCAGCAGAAAATGTCAATTCACCAATACCTTCCTTAAAAGAGGGAGAAAATATTTCAGAGATAGAAATATTCCTGCCGGCCATTTTCTCTAATGATTTATAAATTGCATAGATCCCGCCAAGTGACTTAAACGAATTAAGGCCAAATCTATACGATTCATCCTTCACCCATATCTTTCCAACACCAATTTTCTCTGAAAGTTTTTCCAAAGGTACTAGAGGCGTCTTATGATACTCCGGCATATCAGAATAGATTGACCTCAACTTTTTTGCCACATCAATAGAAACAAAATCTGTTGAAGTTTTCTTAATCGAGTAATCGCGTGCCCTGTCATTAATAATGTATGATAAATATTCACTCATGCTCGATCCTGACCCCTTCATCAGTTGTTTTAGTTCTGATAGGTATCCCGCCAGAAATCTTTATGGCAGTTTCTACTTCCCTCT is a window encoding:
- a CDS encoding site-2 protease family protein; protein product: MYNFTKKEVIELVVAWAALSLAFGFAFNGGAFALSSVTKMISFISTLPKYFVIVGAAFLLHELSHKFTAIRYGYPAQFHLWQMGLLLALGMSFALGIVFAAPGAVYIYGLTDEKKDAKISLSGPLANMIVAVSTLALFRFTFIPLLAQIAYVSAFIGVFNLLPFGPLDGTKIFRHEKMWWIGLMAIGVIIIMTI
- a CDS encoding diaminopropionate ammonia-lyase, encoding MSEYLSYIINDRARDYSIKKTSTDFVSIDVAKKLRSIYSDMPEYHKTPLVPLEKLSEKIGVGKIWVKDESYRFGLNSFKSLGGIYAIYKSLEKMAGRNISISEIFSPSFKEGIGELTFSAATDGNHGLGVAWASMKLRQKAVIYLPKGTAPQRVEAIRKTGAKAVVIEGNYDDAVEKMARDGEKEGWQVISDTAWEGYQDMPRWIMQGYTVLFDEAMEEIKENGSDMPTHIILQAGVGSFSASGVGYFNSIYGKKRPVSIIVEPDNAACFYESIQINDGKPHRAKGDLSTIMAGLSCGVPNPIAWGIHLDYSDVFVSCKDELSALSMRALGNPLKGDRKIVSGESGAIGLGVLMHIKKALEIGKDSEILLISTEGDTDPKNYFDIVWGGKLPSRVPI
- a CDS encoding TraB/GumN family protein; the protein is MKEFLKVGDTNYIILGTAHVYEKSVIEVREAIREEKPDIVALELDPARLDALLHNDDRKPTLREMKDFGFRNALLLLFMSYLQKKISSDTGIMAGREMIEAAVEARSLGIPVALIDRDLRITIQKLLEKVGFKEKVMILKDAILPDKEYSIDYVYENPVELIHEIKERYPFIYEVLVDERDRFMAENLKRIQKEKVLAIVGAGHVSGIKRYLGETDV
- a CDS encoding CBS domain-containing protein, translating into FEKLLIEKRHKGYPVVFDGNLLGIITINELLQVPRIKWIDTKVQDVMVKDIIIASPNMEVFKLHNKLTEKKLGRAPVLENGKLIGFISKTDILKFSEILMLKRI